The DNA sequence CCCGTTCGATCGCCCTCAGCGCGGCGATGTCGACGTTCACTTCGACCCCTTCTCCGTTTTCTCGGTCTCGGCCTGACCGGCGCCGGCCAGGCCGGACGCGTCGTCGTCGAGCAGTTTCAGATCCTCGGCCGGCGGCTGCTTGAACTCGATCTCGACGACCGCCTTCGCCACCTGGGCGTAGCGGACGTCGCGGAGCTCGCCGCCGACGAGGAGGCGGGCGGCGTCCGCGCCCGCGTGACCGACCCGGCCCATGAAGGCGTCACCTTCGACCGGGGTGACCTTGACCAGGCGGAACCGCGCGCGCCGCCAGTGCCGCTGCTGGGTCAGCGGGCGCTCGATGCCCGGCGAGGTGACCTCCAGCGTGTACGCGCTCGCGAGCACGTGCTCGTTTTCGTCGAGCGCCGCCGCGACCTTGCGGCTGACCTCGGCGACCTCGTCCAGCCCGATGCCGTCGTCGGAGTCGACGACGACCTTGACCAGCTGCCGCCGGCCGGCCTGCTGGACCTCGAACGAATCGAGGTCGAAACCCGCGGCGGTGACGGCTTCGGCCACTATCGGCTGAAGCCGGCTGGCGAGTTCTCCTGGCACGTGGGGCTCTCCTCGGTCGGGATCAAGTTGGCGTTCGAGGCCTGTTCCGGCCGGCTCGGCGCTGCGGAGCTGCAGCCTGCCTGCTGGCAGGCACCTTGCGCCGGGCGACGTCCGGACAAGCCTCACCGGGTCGGTGGTGGACCAGCTTATCCGGTCGCCCTTCCGGCACGCGCGAGCGGCGGGGCCGCCCCGGGGCCTGGCAGGATGGGCCGACGTGACCGGAAGACCGACCGAGCTGACCCGCCGTGCCGCCCTCCGCTTCGGGGCGGTGGCCGCACTGGCCGTGCCGCTGGCCGCCTGCGGGCCCGGCTACGACGAAAGCCCCG is a window from the Amycolatopsis sp. NBC_00355 genome containing:
- the rimP gene encoding ribosome maturation factor RimP; this encodes MPGELASRLQPIVAEAVTAAGFDLDSFEVQQAGRRQLVKVVVDSDDGIGLDEVAEVSRKVAAALDENEHVLASAYTLEVTSPGIERPLTQQRHWRRARFRLVKVTPVEGDAFMGRVGHAGADAARLLVGGELRDVRYAQVAKAVVEIEFKQPPAEDLKLLDDDASGLAGAGQAETEKTEKGSK